In Vitis vinifera cultivar Pinot Noir 40024 chromosome 11, ASM3070453v1, a genomic segment contains:
- the LOC100251651 gene encoding uncharacterized protein LOC100251651 isoform X4 has protein sequence MAFDQNSIPLDLRPLNVPRTMVEDPRIAPATTTGRTTEGVFPNPARDAGSPGSVQMFYPATVSDAGLVGLGFGNAVPGVAAWCPHVPVAIGRAGISPGAIGLGYNPNLGTRVAGNASDQASDEGTDDSNSGKKVKFLCSFGGKILPRPSDGMLRYVGGHTRIICLRRDVSFNELVQKMVDTYGQPVVIKYQLPEEDLDALVSVSCPDDLENMMDEYEKLVERSSDGSAKLRVFLFSASELDPSDMVQFGNFNDSGQRYFDAVNGIMDGIGGGIARKESIASATSTQNSDVSGNDATDNLVQHQGDVSGPPFSSALSPKGNSATSNEPATRLMCVDPNPAIYADVSAIPLGIPVGNTGPPQTSSSKPDVEFERSVPLTVQPQQVGFDLQQCRMDIPATTAYLQSYVHPHREVTNHADYVQVPHQMGFPNQLLATSGSVLTHQQIRDNASGVSSHQFIPAVHMTMTPTASHVSIRPSVIQPLVQPQQARIDCYTDESTFGPRVVQLPLDQSYNPYQAQVPLPPAVVGGYGWHQVPAQDHVVLSDGWAHQQVILPETTTRLEDCFMCQKELPHAHSDPLVQGLRDSSASSVSDSNSAYHSLRLEDNVRARQINRVVVTGALGEGIIEQGVGAQPRVLGHMDHQAGTLQSEVVGICQNLDAQHENEKIILQKMDNPDQPRVPIPQGVVGLAGAVQSSYGVFTGTIPQTSQEEAVQQYAVPTQYQVKPDTLVNRPINSDVPLFGGVPLQTSERLVQESPRDYSGKLPGVVPKEDTAESCISFDHMRPIDERMENLRVGPAENFVNSEQSKSSADKPRKEDILEHRLQQIAGKEVLLDSTFSKAKIVVESNHNKATEVLPCSAAEVPYLHNVWPVETYEVTKLPILGTLATYTHSKTGIHNVTSGEVSYGSPAFSDVESAYLTDKAPPISEWNDDTSQFQPKMVPTDIRVVSSNGNTPYLSPSNRIGDVQDSSNSLFSSQDPWNLRHDIHFPPPRPNKITIKNEAFSIREPFGENGTSDSGDINTDVQLEDGAHQPFSNLDKDFNSEHSWSAKGSGEEVIKQELQAIAEGVAASVLHSTTSNPEISIHEKNEPLSLSNKDIELQDSDLEMQHKSKVEDNINKVPEKINMGFPVSDGIGRLQIIKNSDLEELRELGSGTFGTVYHGKWRGTDVAIKRINDRCFAGKPSEQERMRDDFWNEAIKLADLHHPNVVAFYGVVLDGPGGSVATVTEYMVNGSLRNSLQKNEKNLDKRKRLLIAMDVAFGMEYLHGKNIVHFDLKSDNLLVNLRDPHRPICKLKLKSTSTMEES, from the exons CACAGAGGGGGTTTTCCCCAACCCAGCCCGTGATGCTGGTAGCCCAGGGTCGGTTCAGATGTTCTATCCGGCCACTGTGTCGGATGCTGGGTTggtaggtttagggtttggaaATGCGGTGCCAGGTGTTGCCGCTTGGTGCCCTCATGTGCCTGTGGCCATTGGGCGTGCTGGAATTAGTCCAGGAGCGATTGGATTGGGCTATAATCCCAATTTGGGGACTCGGGTTGCTGGCAATGCCTCTGATCAGGCAAGCGATGAAGGTACAGATGACTCGAATTCAGGGAAGAAAGTTAAGTTCTTATGTAGTTTTGGGGGAAAGATTTTGCCTAGGCCAAGTGATGGAATGTTGAGATATGTCGGAGGGCATACAAGAATTATTTGTCTGAGAAGGGACGTGAGCTTTAATGAGTTGGTGCAAAAGATGGTGGATACATATGGGCAACCGGTGGTAATTAAGTATCAGCTACCCGAAGAGGATCTTGATGCATTAGTGTCAGTTTCTTGCCCAGATGATCTTGAAAACATGATGGATGAGTATGAGAAATTAGTTGAGCGATCATCTGATGGATCAGCTAAGTTACGAGTGTTCTTGTTCTCAGCTTCAGAGCTTGATCCCTCTGATATGGTgcaatttggaaattttaatgataGTGGGCAAAGATATTTTGATGCTGTGAATGGGATTATGGATGGAATTGGGGGTGGTATTGCTAGAAAGGAGAGTATAGCAAGTGCAACTTCCACACAGAATTCTGATGTGAGTGGAAATGATGCCACTGATAACTTGGTTCAGCATCAAGGGGATGTTAGTGGGCCACCGTTTAGCAGTGCATTATCTCCCAAAGGAAATTCGGCTACATCTAATGAACCTGCTACAAGATTGATGTGTGTGGATCCCAACCCAGCAATCTATGCAGATGTCTCTGCCATTCCATTGGGAATTCCAGTGGGTAATACTGGTCCTCCCCAGACTTCATCTTCTAAGCCTGATGTTGAGTTTGAGAGATCTGTACCCCTTACTGTACAGCCACAGCAAGTGGGGTTTGATTTGCAGCAATGCCGGATGGATATTCCAGCAACCACAGCTTACTTGCAGTCTTATGTGCATCCTCATCGAGAGGTTACTAACCATGCTGATTATGTTCAAGTTCCTCACCAGATGGGGTTCCCAAATCAGCTGTTGGCAACTTCTGGTTCTGTACTGACCCACCAGCAGATCCGTGACAATGCTAGTGGTGTTAGCTCTCATCAATTTATTCCTGCAGTGCACATGACAATGACCCCTACAGCTTCTCATGTCAGTATCAGACCAAGTGTGATTCAGCCATTGGTTCAGCCCCAACAGGCCAGGATAGATTGTTACACTGATGAAAGTACATTTGGGCCAAGGGTTGTCCAGCTTCCACTAGACCAAAGCTATAATCCATATCAAGCCCAGGTCCCACTCCCTCCTGCAGTGGTGGGAGGCTATGGCTGGCATCAAGTCCCAGCACAGGACCATGTAGTCTTATCTGATGGATGGGCTCATCAACAAGTAATTCTTCCAGAGACAACCACAAGGTTGGAGGACTGTTTTATGTGTCAGAAAGAATTGCCTCATGCACACTCTGATCCTTTGGTACAGGGACTGAGAGACAGCAGTGCAAGCTCTGTATCTGATTCAAACTCAGCGTATCATAGCCTCCGATTGGAGGACAATGTGAGAGCCCGTCAAATAAACAGGGTTGTGGTAACTGGAGCCTTGGGGGAAGGCATTATTGAACAAGGAGTTGGTGCTCAGCCGAGGGTTCTTGGTCATATGGATCATCAAGCTGGGACACTTCAATCAGAGGTAGTTGGGATCTGTCAGAACCTTGATGCGCAgcatgaaaatgagaaaattattctccAAAAAATGGACAACCCTGATCAACCCAGAGTCCCAATTCCCCAGGGTGTGGTGGGGTTGGCAGGTGCTGTGCAGTCATCTTATGGTGTATTCACGGGCACTATTCCTCAGACTTCCCAAGAAGAGGCTGTCCAGCAGTATGCAGTGCCAACCCAGTACCAGGTTAAACCGGACACCTTAGTGAATAGACCAATTAATAGTGATGTCCCTCTATTTGGAGGTGTGCCTTTACAAACATCAGAACGCCTGGTTCAGGAATCTCCAAGAGACTATTCTGGTAAACTTCCTGGTGTTGTTCCTAAGGAAGATACTGCAGAGTCTTGCATTTCATTTGATCATATGCGTCCAATTGATGAGAGGATGGAAAATCTAAGGGTAGGCCCTgctgaaaattttgttaatagTGAGCAGAGTAAATCATCTGCTGATAAACCTAGAAAGGAGGACATCTTGGAACACAGACTGCAGCAAATTGCAGGGAAAGAGGTGCTTCTGGACAGTACATTCAGCAAAGCCAAAATTGTTGTTGAGTCGAATCACAATAAAGCAACTGAGGTGTTGCCTTGCTCTGCTGCTGAAGTTCCTTACCTGCATAATGTTTGGCCAGTGGAGACATATGAAGTAACAAAACTGCCTATTTTGGGAACTCTGGCGACATATACACATTCTAAGACTGGGATTCATAATGTGACTTCTGGTGAAGTTTCTTATGGCAGCCCTGCATTTTCCGATGTTGAATCGGCTTATCTAACAGATAAAGCTCCACCCATATCTGAATGGAATGATGACACCTCGCAGTTTCAGCCAAAGATGGTTCCTACAGATATCAGAGTTGTCTCATCAAATGGTAATACACCTTATTTATCCCCGTCTAACAGAATTGGAGATGTTCAAGATTCCTCAAACTCACTCTTCAGCAGCCAGGATCCTTGGAATTTACGGCATGATATTCATTTCCCCCCTCCTAGACCTaacaaaattacaataaaaaatgaagcctTTAGTATTAGGGAACCATTTGGTGAAAATGGTACGAGCGATAGTGGGGATATAAATACAGATGTGCAATTGGAGGATGGAGCCCACCAGCCATTTTCCAATTTGGATAAGGATTTCAATTCAGAGCATAGTTGGTCTGCGAAAG GCTCAGGAGAGGAAGTGATCAAACAAGAACTTCAGGCGATTGCTGAGGGTGTTGCTGCTTCTGTTCTCCACTCGACTACATCTAATCCTGAAATTTCTATACACGAGAAAAATGAGCCTCTTTCTTTGTCCAATAAAGATATAGAGCTTCAAGATAGCGATTTGGAAATGCAGCATAAAAGTAAAGTTGAG GACAATATAAACAAAGTGccagaaaaaattaatatgggCTTCCCAGTGTCAGATGGCATAGGTCGCTTGCAG ATCATAAAAAACAGTGACCTTGAAGAGCTCCGAGAATTGGGTTCTGGCACCTTTGGTACTGTTTATCATGGAAAATGGAGGGGCACTGACGTTGCAATCAAACGAATCAATGACAGGTGCTTTGCTGGGAAGCCTTCAGAACAAGAACGTATG AGAGATGACTTCTGGAATGAGGCAATCAAGCTTGCTGATTTGCATCATCCAAATGTGGTAGCTTTCTATGGTGTTGTTCTTGATGGCCCTGGAGGCTCAGTTGCAACTGTTACAGAGTATATGGTTAATGGTTCTTTAAGAAATTCTCtgcagaagaatgaaaa GAATCTTGATAAGCGTAAGCGTCTCTTGATTGCCATGGATGTAGCCTTTGGAATGGAGTACTTGCATGGTAAGAATATAGTGCACTTCGACTTGAAAAGTGATAACTTACTTGTCAATCTTCGAGATCCTCACCGCCCAATATGCAAG CTCAAGTTGAAGAGTACTTCTACAATGGAAGAGAGTTGA
- the LOC100251651 gene encoding uncharacterized protein LOC100251651 isoform X1 has protein sequence MAFDQNSIPLDLRPLNVPRTMVEDPRIAPATTTGRTTEGVFPNPARDAGSPGSVQMFYPATVSDAGLVGLGFGNAVPGVAAWCPHVPVAIGRAGISPGAIGLGYNPNLGTRVAGNASDQASDEGTDDSNSGKKVKFLCSFGGKILPRPSDGMLRYVGGHTRIICLRRDVSFNELVQKMVDTYGQPVVIKYQLPEEDLDALVSVSCPDDLENMMDEYEKLVERSSDGSAKLRVFLFSASELDPSDMVQFGNFNDSGQRYFDAVNGIMDGIGGGIARKESIASATSTQNSDVSGNDATDNLVQHQGDVSGPPFSSALSPKGNSATSNEPATRLMCVDPNPAIYADVSAIPLGIPVGNTGPPQTSSSKPDVEFERSVPLTVQPQQVGFDLQQCRMDIPATTAYLQSYVHPHREVTNHADYVQVPHQMGFPNQLLATSGSVLTHQQIRDNASGVSSHQFIPAVHMTMTPTASHVSIRPSVIQPLVQPQQARIDCYTDESTFGPRVVQLPLDQSYNPYQAQVPLPPAVVGGYGWHQVPAQDHVVLSDGWAHQQVILPETTTRLEDCFMCQKELPHAHSDPLVQGLRDSSASSVSDSNSAYHSLRLEDNVRARQINRVVVTGALGEGIIEQGVGAQPRVLGHMDHQAGTLQSEVVGICQNLDAQHENEKIILQKMDNPDQPRVPIPQGVVGLAGAVQSSYGVFTGTIPQTSQEEAVQQYAVPTQYQVKPDTLVNRPINSDVPLFGGVPLQTSERLVQESPRDYSGKLPGVVPKEDTAESCISFDHMRPIDERMENLRVGPAENFVNSEQSKSSADKPRKEDILEHRLQQIAGKEVLLDSTFSKAKIVVESNHNKATEVLPCSAAEVPYLHNVWPVETYEVTKLPILGTLATYTHSKTGIHNVTSGEVSYGSPAFSDVESAYLTDKAPPISEWNDDTSQFQPKMVPTDIRVVSSNGNTPYLSPSNRIGDVQDSSNSLFSSQDPWNLRHDIHFPPPRPNKITIKNEAFSIREPFGENGTSDSGDINTDVQLEDGAHQPFSNLDKDFNSEHSWSAKGSGEEVIKQELQAIAEGVAASVLHSTTSNPEISIHEKNEPLSLSNKDIELQDSDLEMQHKSKVEDNINKVPEKINMGFPVSDGIGRLQIIKNSDLEELRELGSGTFGTVYHGKWRGTDVAIKRINDRCFAGKPSEQERMRDDFWNEAIKLADLHHPNVVAFYGVVLDGPGGSVATVTEYMVNGSLRNSLQKNEKNLDKRKRLLIAMDVAFGMEYLHGKNIVHFDLKSDNLLVNLRDPHRPICKVGDLGLSKVKCQTLISGGVRGTLPWMAPELLNGSSSLVSEKVDVFSFGIVMWELLTGEEPYADLHYGAIIGGIVSNTLRPSVPEFCDPEWRALMERCWSSEPSERPSFTEIANQLRSMAAKIPPKGQISQPQVQK, from the exons CACAGAGGGGGTTTTCCCCAACCCAGCCCGTGATGCTGGTAGCCCAGGGTCGGTTCAGATGTTCTATCCGGCCACTGTGTCGGATGCTGGGTTggtaggtttagggtttggaaATGCGGTGCCAGGTGTTGCCGCTTGGTGCCCTCATGTGCCTGTGGCCATTGGGCGTGCTGGAATTAGTCCAGGAGCGATTGGATTGGGCTATAATCCCAATTTGGGGACTCGGGTTGCTGGCAATGCCTCTGATCAGGCAAGCGATGAAGGTACAGATGACTCGAATTCAGGGAAGAAAGTTAAGTTCTTATGTAGTTTTGGGGGAAAGATTTTGCCTAGGCCAAGTGATGGAATGTTGAGATATGTCGGAGGGCATACAAGAATTATTTGTCTGAGAAGGGACGTGAGCTTTAATGAGTTGGTGCAAAAGATGGTGGATACATATGGGCAACCGGTGGTAATTAAGTATCAGCTACCCGAAGAGGATCTTGATGCATTAGTGTCAGTTTCTTGCCCAGATGATCTTGAAAACATGATGGATGAGTATGAGAAATTAGTTGAGCGATCATCTGATGGATCAGCTAAGTTACGAGTGTTCTTGTTCTCAGCTTCAGAGCTTGATCCCTCTGATATGGTgcaatttggaaattttaatgataGTGGGCAAAGATATTTTGATGCTGTGAATGGGATTATGGATGGAATTGGGGGTGGTATTGCTAGAAAGGAGAGTATAGCAAGTGCAACTTCCACACAGAATTCTGATGTGAGTGGAAATGATGCCACTGATAACTTGGTTCAGCATCAAGGGGATGTTAGTGGGCCACCGTTTAGCAGTGCATTATCTCCCAAAGGAAATTCGGCTACATCTAATGAACCTGCTACAAGATTGATGTGTGTGGATCCCAACCCAGCAATCTATGCAGATGTCTCTGCCATTCCATTGGGAATTCCAGTGGGTAATACTGGTCCTCCCCAGACTTCATCTTCTAAGCCTGATGTTGAGTTTGAGAGATCTGTACCCCTTACTGTACAGCCACAGCAAGTGGGGTTTGATTTGCAGCAATGCCGGATGGATATTCCAGCAACCACAGCTTACTTGCAGTCTTATGTGCATCCTCATCGAGAGGTTACTAACCATGCTGATTATGTTCAAGTTCCTCACCAGATGGGGTTCCCAAATCAGCTGTTGGCAACTTCTGGTTCTGTACTGACCCACCAGCAGATCCGTGACAATGCTAGTGGTGTTAGCTCTCATCAATTTATTCCTGCAGTGCACATGACAATGACCCCTACAGCTTCTCATGTCAGTATCAGACCAAGTGTGATTCAGCCATTGGTTCAGCCCCAACAGGCCAGGATAGATTGTTACACTGATGAAAGTACATTTGGGCCAAGGGTTGTCCAGCTTCCACTAGACCAAAGCTATAATCCATATCAAGCCCAGGTCCCACTCCCTCCTGCAGTGGTGGGAGGCTATGGCTGGCATCAAGTCCCAGCACAGGACCATGTAGTCTTATCTGATGGATGGGCTCATCAACAAGTAATTCTTCCAGAGACAACCACAAGGTTGGAGGACTGTTTTATGTGTCAGAAAGAATTGCCTCATGCACACTCTGATCCTTTGGTACAGGGACTGAGAGACAGCAGTGCAAGCTCTGTATCTGATTCAAACTCAGCGTATCATAGCCTCCGATTGGAGGACAATGTGAGAGCCCGTCAAATAAACAGGGTTGTGGTAACTGGAGCCTTGGGGGAAGGCATTATTGAACAAGGAGTTGGTGCTCAGCCGAGGGTTCTTGGTCATATGGATCATCAAGCTGGGACACTTCAATCAGAGGTAGTTGGGATCTGTCAGAACCTTGATGCGCAgcatgaaaatgagaaaattattctccAAAAAATGGACAACCCTGATCAACCCAGAGTCCCAATTCCCCAGGGTGTGGTGGGGTTGGCAGGTGCTGTGCAGTCATCTTATGGTGTATTCACGGGCACTATTCCTCAGACTTCCCAAGAAGAGGCTGTCCAGCAGTATGCAGTGCCAACCCAGTACCAGGTTAAACCGGACACCTTAGTGAATAGACCAATTAATAGTGATGTCCCTCTATTTGGAGGTGTGCCTTTACAAACATCAGAACGCCTGGTTCAGGAATCTCCAAGAGACTATTCTGGTAAACTTCCTGGTGTTGTTCCTAAGGAAGATACTGCAGAGTCTTGCATTTCATTTGATCATATGCGTCCAATTGATGAGAGGATGGAAAATCTAAGGGTAGGCCCTgctgaaaattttgttaatagTGAGCAGAGTAAATCATCTGCTGATAAACCTAGAAAGGAGGACATCTTGGAACACAGACTGCAGCAAATTGCAGGGAAAGAGGTGCTTCTGGACAGTACATTCAGCAAAGCCAAAATTGTTGTTGAGTCGAATCACAATAAAGCAACTGAGGTGTTGCCTTGCTCTGCTGCTGAAGTTCCTTACCTGCATAATGTTTGGCCAGTGGAGACATATGAAGTAACAAAACTGCCTATTTTGGGAACTCTGGCGACATATACACATTCTAAGACTGGGATTCATAATGTGACTTCTGGTGAAGTTTCTTATGGCAGCCCTGCATTTTCCGATGTTGAATCGGCTTATCTAACAGATAAAGCTCCACCCATATCTGAATGGAATGATGACACCTCGCAGTTTCAGCCAAAGATGGTTCCTACAGATATCAGAGTTGTCTCATCAAATGGTAATACACCTTATTTATCCCCGTCTAACAGAATTGGAGATGTTCAAGATTCCTCAAACTCACTCTTCAGCAGCCAGGATCCTTGGAATTTACGGCATGATATTCATTTCCCCCCTCCTAGACCTaacaaaattacaataaaaaatgaagcctTTAGTATTAGGGAACCATTTGGTGAAAATGGTACGAGCGATAGTGGGGATATAAATACAGATGTGCAATTGGAGGATGGAGCCCACCAGCCATTTTCCAATTTGGATAAGGATTTCAATTCAGAGCATAGTTGGTCTGCGAAAG GCTCAGGAGAGGAAGTGATCAAACAAGAACTTCAGGCGATTGCTGAGGGTGTTGCTGCTTCTGTTCTCCACTCGACTACATCTAATCCTGAAATTTCTATACACGAGAAAAATGAGCCTCTTTCTTTGTCCAATAAAGATATAGAGCTTCAAGATAGCGATTTGGAAATGCAGCATAAAAGTAAAGTTGAG GACAATATAAACAAAGTGccagaaaaaattaatatgggCTTCCCAGTGTCAGATGGCATAGGTCGCTTGCAG ATCATAAAAAACAGTGACCTTGAAGAGCTCCGAGAATTGGGTTCTGGCACCTTTGGTACTGTTTATCATGGAAAATGGAGGGGCACTGACGTTGCAATCAAACGAATCAATGACAGGTGCTTTGCTGGGAAGCCTTCAGAACAAGAACGTATG AGAGATGACTTCTGGAATGAGGCAATCAAGCTTGCTGATTTGCATCATCCAAATGTGGTAGCTTTCTATGGTGTTGTTCTTGATGGCCCTGGAGGCTCAGTTGCAACTGTTACAGAGTATATGGTTAATGGTTCTTTAAGAAATTCTCtgcagaagaatgaaaa GAATCTTGATAAGCGTAAGCGTCTCTTGATTGCCATGGATGTAGCCTTTGGAATGGAGTACTTGCATGGTAAGAATATAGTGCACTTCGACTTGAAAAGTGATAACTTACTTGTCAATCTTCGAGATCCTCACCGCCCAATATGCAAG GTTGGTGATTTGGGCTTATCAAAGGTGAAATGCCAGACACTGATCTCTGGTGGTGTGCGAGGGACACTTCCTTGGATGGCTCCAGAGCTACTGAATGGCAGCAGTAGCCTTGTGTCTGAGAAG GTTGATGTGTTTTCATTCGGTATTGTGATGTGGGAACTTCTTACTGGAGAAGAACCATATGCAGATCTGCATTATGGGGCAATCATTG GTGGTATTGTGAGCAACACCTTGCGGCCATCTGTACCTGAGTTTTGTGACCCAGAATGGAGAGCTCTGATGGAGAGATGTTGGTCTTCAGAACCATCAGAGAGGCCAAGCTTCACCGAAATTGCAAACCAGTTGCGATCTATGGCGGCTAAGATTCCTCCAAAAGGACAAATATCACAGCCCCAGGTTCAAAAATGA